The following proteins come from a genomic window of Enterobacter chengduensis:
- the ftsQ gene encoding cell division protein FtsQ, translating into MSQAALNTRNRDDEEEYASSRRSNGTRLAGIIFLLGVLCTVFISGWMVLGWMEDAQRLPLSKLVVTGERHYTRNDDIRQSILALGSPGTFMTQDVNIIQSQIERLPWIKQASVRKQWPDELKIHLVEYVPIARWNDQHMVDVDGNSFSVPADRVNKQNLPMLYGPEGSENEVLQGFRDMGQVLAKDRFTLKDAAMTARRSWQLTLTNGIKLNLGRGDTMKRLARFVELYPVLQQQAQTDGKRISYVDLRYDSGAAVGWVPAPVEEPNQQQNQAQVQAEQQ; encoded by the coding sequence ATGTCTCAGGCTGCATTGAACACGCGCAACCGCGATGACGAGGAAGAATACGCCTCTTCACGCCGCAGTAATGGAACGCGTCTTGCAGGCATCATTTTCCTGCTCGGGGTGCTGTGCACCGTGTTTATCAGCGGCTGGATGGTCCTGGGCTGGATGGAGGATGCGCAGCGGTTGCCGCTTTCTAAGCTGGTGGTCACCGGTGAGCGTCACTACACGCGCAACGACGATATTCGTCAGTCAATTCTGGCGCTGGGCTCGCCCGGCACCTTTATGACGCAGGACGTCAATATTATCCAGAGCCAGATTGAACGTCTGCCCTGGATAAAACAGGCGAGCGTAAGAAAGCAATGGCCTGATGAATTGAAGATTCATCTGGTTGAATATGTGCCCATTGCGCGTTGGAATGATCAGCACATGGTTGACGTAGACGGAAATTCCTTCAGCGTCCCGGCCGATCGTGTCAACAAGCAAAATTTACCGATGTTGTATGGCCCTGAAGGCAGCGAAAACGAAGTGTTACAGGGTTTTCGCGACATGGGGCAGGTGCTGGCGAAGGACAGGTTTACGTTAAAAGATGCGGCCATGACGGCGCGTCGCTCCTGGCAGCTGACGTTAACAAACGGCATTAAGCTCAACCTGGGACGCGGCGACACCATGAAGCGTCTGGCGCGTTTTGTCGAACTTTACCCGGTTTTACAGCAGCAGGCACAGACTGACGGCAAACGGATAAGCTACGTTGATTTGCGCTATGACTCAGGCGCAGCAGTCGGTTGGGTACCGGCTCCGGTCGAGGAACCTAATCAGCAACAGAATCAGGCACAGGTACAGGCAGAACAACAATGA